In Cryptomeria japonica chromosome 10, Sugi_1.0, whole genome shotgun sequence, a genomic segment contains:
- the LOC131077779 gene encoding uncharacterized protein At4g15970 encodes MSNSWTKRSRVVILMCVALVSMTCVILSCTTRPNQPIKWRLGESISVGATGINLGKEPPQLETILQKVDMGDKTVIITTLNHAWAEPNSMLDLFLESFRTGEGTSRFLNHLIIVALDQKAYDRCLSIHSYCFILKTEGIDFSGEKLFMTHDYLKMMWRRIDFLRTVLEMGYNFVFTDVDILWFRNPFDHFAKDADFQIACDVYNGSPTDLNNTANGGFNYVKSNNRTIQFYKYWYSSHELYPGKHDQDVLNSIKHEDEITKIGLTMRFLDETYFDGFCASRKDLNKICTMHANCCIGLSNKLLGLRQMLTEWKIFQSETII; translated from the exons ATGTCAAATTCCTGGACAAAAAGGAGCAGAGTGGTTATCCTCATGTGTGTAGCATTAGTATCAATGACTTGTGTCATTCTATCCTGTACAACCAGGCCAAATCAGCCAATTAAATGGCGACTAGGGGAAAGCATTTCTGTCGGGGCTACAGGCATCAACTTG GGCAAAGAACCTCCACAGCTGGAGACAATATTACAGAAGGTTGATATGGGTGATAAGACGGTTATAATAACTACATTGAATCATGCATGGGCAGAACCAAATTCTATGCTAGATCTTTTCTTGGAGAGCTTTCGCACTGGGGAAGGAACGAGTAGGTTCTTGAATCATCTGATTATAGTTGCTTTGGATCAAAAGGCTTATGATCGGTGCTTATCCATCCATTCTTACTGTTTTATTCTCAAGACTGAGGGTATTGACTTTTCCGGGGAGAAGCTTTTTATGACACATGATTATTTGAAGATGATGTGGAGAAGGATTGATTTCCTGAGGACTGTGCTTGAAATGGGATACAATTTTGTTTTTACG GATGTAGATATATTGTGGTTCAGAAACCCTTTCGACCATTTTGCAAAAGATGCCGATTTCCAAATCGCTTGTGACGTTTATAATGGCAGCCCTACAGATCTGAATAACACTGCAAATGGAGGATTCAACTATGTAAAATCAAATAATCGGACAATACAATTCTATAAATATTGGTACTCCTCACATGAGTTATATCCAGGAAAGCACGACCAAGATGTGTTAAATTCTATTAAGCATGAAGATGAGATCACGAAAATAGGATTGACAATGAGATTCTTGGATGAAACTTATTTTGATGGCTTTTGTGCATCACGCAAGGATTTGAACAAGATTTGCACTATGCATGCCAATTGCTGTATCGGATTGAGCAATAAGCTTCTTGGTTTAAGACAAATGCTCACAGAGTGGAAAATTTTTCAGTCTGAGACCATTATTTAA